The Pseudomonas sp. PDM14 genomic interval GTCTAGCCGGGGATACTGCGCCCAACAACGAAATGAGTAGGGTGAATTGGAGCAGCTTCAGCGTGCTGGATATATCCATGCTTGACCCTGTAGCTGCTACAGGGTTTCTAATTCGGCAGGTTTAAGTTCAAAAGGAGATGTAGGTCATGAGCTCTTGTGAGAAGTCCTGTGGCTGTAGTTCTGCTTCGGCAGCCACTGAAACAGCAGCCATGTCTTCGACTGAAGGAGGCTGGGTCAGTAATTTTTCTGTGCCCAAGATGGATTGCCCTTCCGAAGAGCGAATGATTCGGCTCGCACTAAATGGCTTGCCTGAACTCAATTCGTTGTCCTTTGACCTGGCTAACAGGCAGGTCCGCGCGTTTCATGAAGGATCGGTGGAGCAGATTGCCAGCAAGCTGGAGTCGCTTGGCCTGGGCGCAACGCTGCTAGGTACTCAACCGGCCAGCCGGGAGTCCGCTTCGGCCAATAGTGCCAGTGAAGAGCTAACTGCTTCGAAAGAGGCCAGCACGCTGAAAATCCTGCTCGGCATCAATGGTGCGATGTTTGTCACCGAAATGACCGCCGGGTTAATCGCTCAGTCGGCTGGCTTGGTTGCCGACTCTCTCGACATGTTTGCCGATGCGGCCGTGTATGGACTAGCTCTCTACGCGGTCGGCCGCAGCGTGCAGTTGCAAGTACGCGCAGCCCATCTGGCAGGCCTCCTTCAAATCGTATTGGCTCTGGGCGTACTCGGGGAAGTGGTTCGGCGCTTCTTCTACGGCAGTGAACCAGAGTCGATGCTGATGTTAGGGGTGGGCCTAGTCGCACTAGTGGCAAACGTCAGCTGCCTCTTGCTGATCTATGGCCACCGCGAAGGTGGTGCCCACATGAAAGCGAGCTGGATCTTCTCAGCCAACGATGTGCTCGCGAATATCGGTGTGATCGCTGCTGGGGCATTGGTTGCCTGGACAGGTTCTCCCTACCCCGACTTGGTCATTGGTACTGTCGTAGGGCTCTTCGTACTGAACGGTGCGCGCCGCATACTGGCTTTGAAAGGCTGATCAGCAACTTCGCCGCGGTAGCGCCCGCGGCGTCATAAGGAAATTACAAATAAGGAAGAGTGGCAGTATGGGTGCATTGGAAAACCGAGTTCCGCCGCCCTTGGTCGCTACCCTCATCGGAATATTGATGGGGGTAAGCATTCGCTATCTACCTGGCTTCGAGCTGAGCCTTGGATGGCGTCTGGCCTCGGCTCTACCGGTGCTGTTACTCGGGCTTGGTCTATGCCTCTCCGGCGTATTGTCGTTCCATCGTGCTCGCACCACGGTCAACCCGCTACGCCCGGAGAAGGCCTCAGCCCTGGTCGATGGCGGTATCTACCGATACACCCGCAACCCCATGTATCTCGGCTTCGCTACCGTTCTAGCGGCTTGGTCTCTAGCACTTGCTTCACCGCTAGCAATGTTCGGTGTGGTTGCCTTCGTGCTGTATATGAACCGCTTCCAGATCGCTCCCGAGGAGCGAGCCCTGGCGACGCTGTTTGGCGAAGAGTTTTACCGCTACCGCATGCGGGTGCGACGCTGGCTCTGAGCCATCGCCTAGAGCGAGGCTGACCCAAGATCTGGTTTTTAGATCAGCCGCTCCCACGGATACCGCATCTTTAGCCCTGCGAACCAATTCGTCACCTCACGCTTTACAGATAATACGGAAATCCATATATTCGATTAAGCGAATATAGTGAGGTTTGAGCAATGGCCTACAAAAGCAGCGTGCTGTTCGTGTGTGTGGCAAATGCCGCCCGGTCTCAGCTGGCCGAGGCGCTCCTGCGGCACACCGATTCTGAGCATTTCGAGGCATTCAGTGCGGGCACCGAACCAGGTGGCGTCGATCAGCGGACCATCGAGGCATTGGAGCACTTGGGTGTGAGTACTGTGGGCCTGCGCAGCAAGTCCATCGATGAGTTCGAGGGTAAGCGCTTCGACTACGTCATCACCCTGTGCGACAAGTCGGCGCTGGAGTGCCAAGCGCTTCCCGGTGCTGGTGAGGTTCTCGCGTGGAACTTTGAAGACCCGGTTACGAGCACCAAGCCGGAAGCATTCCGCCACACGCTCCATGAGATCCATGAGCGCATCAAGATGTTCGTCCTAGTGAAAACCAAACGCTGAGGTCGCTATGGCTGAGTCCCTAACTCCCACCACTGTTTTCAAATGCTTGGCTGACGAGACGCGTGTCCGCGCCATGATGCTGATCGTGCAAGAGGGCGAGCTTTGCGTGTGCGAGCTGACCTGCGCGCTCGATGAGAGTCAGCCCAAAATTTCTCGCCATCTAGCCCAGCTGCGTACCTGCGGGCTGCTTGAGGATCGCCGCCAAGGCCAATGGGTGTACTACCGCCTACACCCTGAGCTGCCTGAGTGGGTCGTGCAGATCCTCCAGACCACGCACGCGGCGAACCGCAACCTGCTGGGTGGCGACGCTCAACGTTTGCAGCAAATGGGTGATCGCCCAGAGCGTGCAGCAAGCTGCTGCTAAGCCCTGATGATGGGATGAGTGATGAAAGTTCTGTTTCTTTGCACCGCCAACAGCTGCCGCAGCATCTTGTCGGAGGCGCTGTTCAACCACCTCGCGCCGGCGGGCATGCAGGCATTCAGTGCCGGCAGCCAGCCCAAGGGTGAAGTGAATCCACTGAG includes:
- a CDS encoding cation diffusion facilitator family transporter, which encodes MSSCEKSCGCSSASAATETAAMSSTEGGWVSNFSVPKMDCPSEERMIRLALNGLPELNSLSFDLANRQVRAFHEGSVEQIASKLESLGLGATLLGTQPASRESASANSASEELTASKEASTLKILLGINGAMFVTEMTAGLIAQSAGLVADSLDMFADAAVYGLALYAVGRSVQLQVRAAHLAGLLQIVLALGVLGEVVRRFFYGSEPESMLMLGVGLVALVANVSCLLLIYGHREGGAHMKASWIFSANDVLANIGVIAAGALVAWTGSPYPDLVIGTVVGLFVLNGARRILALKG
- a CDS encoding methyltransferase family protein, which codes for MGALENRVPPPLVATLIGILMGVSIRYLPGFELSLGWRLASALPVLLLGLGLCLSGVLSFHRARTTVNPLRPEKASALVDGGIYRYTRNPMYLGFATVLAAWSLALASPLAMFGVVAFVLYMNRFQIAPEERALATLFGEEFYRYRMRVRRWL
- a CDS encoding arsenate reductase ArsC, with amino-acid sequence MAYKSSVLFVCVANAARSQLAEALLRHTDSEHFEAFSAGTEPGGVDQRTIEALEHLGVSTVGLRSKSIDEFEGKRFDYVITLCDKSALECQALPGAGEVLAWNFEDPVTSTKPEAFRHTLHEIHERIKMFVLVKTKR
- a CDS encoding metalloregulator ArsR/SmtB family transcription factor, giving the protein MAESLTPTTVFKCLADETRVRAMMLIVQEGELCVCELTCALDESQPKISRHLAQLRTCGLLEDRRQGQWVYYRLHPELPEWVVQILQTTHAANRNLLGGDAQRLQQMGDRPERAASCC